From the genome of Penaeus monodon isolate SGIC_2016 chromosome 11, NSTDA_Pmon_1, whole genome shotgun sequence:
GTAGGAAGTTCATGCGGGATGAGGGTTTCCTTTGTTTGTGACCTTGACGTTTCTTGGCATGTGGAACACTGCTGGACTATCTCTTCAATGTCCTTGTTGATTGAAGTCCAGTACACGGAGTCTTTGGCTCGAAGTTGGCACTTTGTGATGCCTTGGTGCCCTTCGTGGATGTGGTCGAGCACAAGTTTTTGCATTGATACTGGAATTATGACTGCTGCCTTTTATCACTAGCCCATCTTCAATAGATAACTCATCTCTGAAGGACCAGTATTGTTGTAACATCCTTGGTAGATCTTTCATTTTCTCCGGCCATCCTTGGATAATGACTTCTTTTAGTCCATGGAGTGTGCCGTCTCTAGAGGTTTCCTGTCTAAGTTGGTCTAATTTTTCGTTGCTGAATGTAACAAAGTTGATCTGTAGGTCTAGACCAATGTGTTGGTTGTCCGTTGATGGCAAACGTGACAGACCATCTGCTAATAAAAGATCTTTTCCTGACTTGTATTGGATTGTGACATCATAGTGCTGCAGCCTCATCAACATACGCTGCAGCCTGGGCGGTGCTGCTGTCAGATTCTTTAGCTGAATCATTTCTAGCGGTTTATGGTCACTCTCCACTTGGAATGCTTTgccatatacatacgtgtgaaatctttcacacccaaacaccactGCAAGTAGTTCTCTTCGATATTGCAAGCGTTGCTCTGTTTCAGACAGAGACTTGGATGCATACGCAATAGGCTTGTCGGTCTTGTACTATTGCAGCACCAATGCCTTTTTGAGATGCATCTACTTGTATGACTGTTGGTTTATTTGGATTGAAATGTGCCAGTGTTGCATCTGTGCACAGAATATCCTTTATGTGTTCAAATGCCTTCTCGTGGGTCGGTGACCATGTAAAGtctattcctttttttaggaGACTTCTAAGCGGTGCAGTTTCATCAGCCAGGTTTGGGATAAATGGCGACATATAGGTGACCATCCCCAAAAATTGTTGCAGCTCTGTGACATTTCTTGGGCTCGGCAGTGCTTTAATTGCTGATACCTTGTCTGGATCTGGGTGAGAGCCTTCCTTGTCATAAACAGTGCCAAAGAATTTCACTTGTTCCTGCTTGATCATGCATTTTGCACTGTTGAAAGTTAATCCTTGCTGCTTGGCAATCTTGAAGAGGTTATGCAGATTTTTGTCGTGCTCCTCTTCAGTTTTTCCAAACACAACAACGTCAGCGATGCCAATGGTACCAGGGCAGTTTTCGAGGATCTGATCCATTTTTTGCCTGGAAAACATCTTGTGACATAACCAGACCAAAAGGCATTCTGAGATATCTGTAGCGGCCAAAAGGAGTGTTGAATGTAGTGAGGAATGAACTGGTTTCATCAAGCTTGACTGACC
Proteins encoded in this window:
- the LOC119578564 gene encoding uncharacterized protein K02A2.6-like, whose protein sequence is MIQLKNLTAAPPRLQRMLMRLQHYDVTIQYKSGKDLLLADGLSRLPSTDNQHIGLDLQINFVTFSNEKLDQLRQETSRDGTLHGLKEVIIQGWPEKMKDLPRMLQQYWSFRDELSIEDGLVIKGSSHNSRHQGITKCQLRAKDSVYWTSINKDIEEIVQQCSTCQETSRSQTKETLIPHELPTQPWQYVGTDLFHYGENDYLIVADYYSKFPIIRKMPIHVTSTAVIKALKNLFSEYGVPERVYSDNGRQYSSEEFVKFASNWEFEHITSSPHYPQSNGFIERTVQTVKNTIDKAKRSNQDPDMALLTIRTTPLDSKLPSPSRTSKREEDEEQSTPSPAYKGKAETRSL